GTCGACCCGCGCGACCTGCACGCTGCCAGTAATTGGCAGGCAAAGGCGGTACATTGCGCATCAACACAGAGTCCAAGGCCCCAATATCAACCCCCAACTCGAGCGTCGGTGTGGACACAACCACGTTTACCCGCTCTCCGCTTCCCTTAAAGAGTCGCTCAATCACCTCACGATCCTCCGCCGGGACCTGAGCGGAGTGCTCACGCGGACGCACCATCACGAAATTCTCTTTCAAGAGCGTAAGGTCGTAGTCATCATCGTTATCGGGCTTGAATTCTAGGGTGCCGTCGCAATGCCATCCCATACACACACTATGTGGCGCGGACCGAGCATAACCCCGCCGGCATTTCCTACATTGCCAAACACCAGTATGTGGCACGAGAAGGAGGCTATCCGAATCTATCTGATGGGTGCCAGCACTCCCAACCAGCGCTTCGCCACGTCCTCCAAGAAGAGTAACTTGTTTCAAGATTGCAGTTTCTTCTGTCAAAAACCTCCAAAGTTCTTCCAGGAAAGAAACGCTGCGCTCCGGGTCGAGTCCCCACTTCTTTACGGCTTGAGCCGGCGCTGATTGACCATTTTGAGCGATGAACTGGCCCACCCAACGTTTATCGTCATTATCACCACGACGCAGTTTTAGTCCCTTGGGTGGGCTTTGCATCAACGGGATGTACCCACGTTCGACCTCGCGTGCATTTTCATACCAATACCGCGAGTAAAGCCCGGTCTCAGGATCCCAGAGAATATTCTTCCGACGCTCTACGTCGAGCATGGAGGCTACGCCGTCCACCAACTCAATTGGCTCGATTCCAAACTCCGGTGCCCAGTTTTTAAAGAAAACATGGTCCGGGTTTAAAGAGGCGTAATCCACACGCATCCGACCCCAGGGTTCGAGACCGAGCCGCTGTCTATTTCCAGTCGCCAGCTCACGCATCACCTGAAGTCGCAAAAACTTCTTTCGCTCTTGTTGGTGTTGATTTCCGGAACGTTCCTTTCGTGCCACACGCCAGACTTCCGGGATCAGAGCACGGGACAGGTCCTCATCGTTTTCTAAGAGTTCATCCAGAGCAAAGACCAAATCGCCGGGCGAGGTCGCTCCCGCCTGAATGATTTCATCCATCACGGCACGTAGTCGAAAACGCCGCGCGTGATCCTGCATCCATCCAGCTTGGAAGGCTGCATCCTGTCGGTTATCGGCAAAGATCAAAAGGCGTCTTCGCTCCGCGTGTTGAAGCATACTCTGCGCGAGCACGTGGACATCAGAAACGTTCACAGCTTTCACGGGACGCGCAGGTTCGCGGTGCCGTCCATGGCGTGTTCTGGAGGGCTGCTTACAGGCTACGCATGAGCTCAGCCTACCCGGAGCGTCGCGCTTTTGTTGAACGGCAAAGAGTTCAATCAATGCGTCAGAGTTCCCACATGAACCACATCGTTCACGCGACGTAGAATGTAAGCCACCACAGAATCGACAATAGAAGATGGCCGAAAGTCGGTTGTGTTTGCCAAGGTCCGTCTCATCTTCCTCGTCCATGAATGCAAAACGATTCAGCAATACAACGCGGTTCGCGCCTTCCGAATTCGACTCCAAGGCCGGCCACAAACGCATGCCGTCCAAGAGCTCGCCCCCGCCAGGTGATGCGCCCATGAATTCAAAGTCGGCCACAAAATGTTCAAAATAATGCTGTCCGCAAGTTGTGCAGGTCATCACATGAAGGCGATGAAGTTCCTCGGCTTCTTCAACTGCATCTTCCGCGGCGAGCCAGAGCTTGGGATCTGGAACTTGGGCAGGGAAGGTCACGACCGCACCATCCACACCTCGCACAAAAGCGTGAACCACGGGTCTTAGGAGCGGCCGCTCATTCTTTCGAGCGGCGGCTCCCAATGCCAACCACATGAGGAGTTCGGCCTCGTGAACGTTTCGTCCAAGCTTTTCTGCAACGGTCTCACAGAGCACCTTTAACGACGCAGGTTTATTGAGCTCGCTCGCGATATGAAAGACGGTCTCGTTGCATCCGAGCAAATCATAGAGACTTCGCCGCCAATCATTCATGTCCACTCGTGCACCGAGTAGGGTTTGAAGATAGGTCTTAAGCTGACTTAATGCGCGGTCGTCGGGACTATCCACGTCTGCATCGCGCAGAATGGTCAGGACCATTTCTAGCTGGACAAGCGGGTCGCCTGAAGGAGGCGCGCACGGAACAAGCTCATCTGCCCAGGTCTCTTCTTGATATTCCTCGCTGACGAGTTCGACATTTTCGGCACGAATTCCAAAGAAACGCGACGCAAACTCACGAGCAGCATGCACACCCGACTTTGGGTCGGCGATGGTCGCGGATGTAGCAATACACACTGTGTCATCAGGCGTATGGCCGCAGAACGCTCGGAGACGGCGAATCAAGCAGGCAGTCTCAGCACCCATCGCACCACTAAATGTGTGGGCTTCGTCCACCGCCAAAAACTCAAGCCTCGCCGCATCAAAAAGTTCCACGTCGCGTTGACGCGTGAGCAAAAGCTCGAGCTGTTTCACGTTGGTCAAGAGGATGCGTGGCTGCTTGCCAGAAGCACGCATTTCCTCGCGGCTAGCGCGCTCTTCCGGTGGATGAACGGCACGTGGCTCAGACGATTGGCGCTCGGTCTCCAAAGCCGCCAGATACGTCTCGCGAGACGCATTCTGTGGCAGTCTGATACCTGAGACATCAGCAGCACGTTCCGGCGTTGAGCCTACGTAGATTCCAAAACTGATCCCCGTTCCGCACAAAAGTTCTCTCAAACGTCCGAGTTGGTCTTCTGCGAGTGCATTCATCGGATAAACGATGACAGCTGTGATTCCAGCCGCTGTATTCTGATCTCTTAGCGCCAGACAACGGCTGATGATGGGATAAAGAAAGGACTCGGTCTTGCCGGAGCCAGTTCCGGTGGACACCAGCGTATGTGTTCCACTGAGAATGCTCCTGACGGCCGTGTCTTGATGACCATAAAGATGGCTATACGATACAATCCGCTCCATATGC
This Microvenator marinus DNA region includes the following protein-coding sequences:
- a CDS encoding DEAD/DEAH box helicase — its product is MLNPITYTENVARDFLRYQLSAYPLADDRMQEQMRSLLNLDETRKTPLLKGPYVSLSRMFRQGTAVKDLILEGVLHPHMERIVSYSHLYGHQDTAVRSILSGTHTLVSTGTGSGKTESFLYPIISRCLALRDQNTAAGITAVIVYPMNALAEDQLGRLRELLCGTGISFGIYVGSTPERAADVSGIRLPQNASRETYLAALETERQSSEPRAVHPPEERASREEMRASGKQPRILLTNVKQLELLLTRQRDVELFDAARLEFLAVDEAHTFSGAMGAETACLIRRLRAFCGHTPDDTVCIATSATIADPKSGVHAAREFASRFFGIRAENVELVSEEYQEETWADELVPCAPPSGDPLVQLEMVLTILRDADVDSPDDRALSQLKTYLQTLLGARVDMNDWRRSLYDLLGCNETVFHIASELNKPASLKVLCETVAEKLGRNVHEAELLMWLALGAAARKNERPLLRPVVHAFVRGVDGAVVTFPAQVPDPKLWLAAEDAVEEAEELHRLHVMTCTTCGQHYFEHFVADFEFMGASPGGGELLDGMRLWPALESNSEGANRVVLLNRFAFMDEEDETDLGKHNRLSAIFYCRFCGGLHSTSRERCGSCGNSDALIELFAVQQKRDAPGRLSSCVACKQPSRTRHGRHREPARPVKAVNVSDVHVLAQSMLQHAERRRLLIFADNRQDAAFQAGWMQDHARRFRLRAVMDEIIQAGATSPGDLVFALDELLENDEDLSRALIPEVWRVARKERSGNQHQQERKKFLRLQVMRELATGNRQRLGLEPWGRMRVDYASLNPDHVFFKNWAPEFGIEPIELVDGVASMLDVERRKNILWDPETGLYSRYWYENAREVERGYIPLMQSPPKGLKLRRGDNDDKRWVGQFIAQNGQSAPAQAVKKWGLDPERSVSFLEELWRFLTEETAILKQVTLLGGRGEALVGSAGTHQIDSDSLLLVPHTGVWQCRKCRRGYARSAPHSVCMGWHCDGTLEFKPDNDDDYDLTLLKENFVMVRPREHSAQVPAEDREVIERLFKGSGERVNVVVSTPTLELGVDIGALDSVLMRNVPPLPANYWQRAGRAGRRHRMAVNLTYARPASHDRAYFADPLKMLGGLITPPSFNLKNAVMVKKHVHSAVLGLLHKWARSSDLSEFDRAEIKEALGRTFPHQIRGYLFDEQGRVLLSLFDVSPLRTLTSKHLEGLLAHVVEAFAQGWPETDEVVVSEATLRTAISEMPEELESVIRRLDRRLRWALGQLDRLDVRRREQGTLVEEDQELWRRCDKLVKKLKGEVTRRGNQAEGFDDTYTYAVLAAEGYLPGYGLDNGAIAATHIAPENEYRMRDWIIRRAPAMALREYIPGNLIYANGHRFAPRYFQLSPEDPTVFQVDIANEAVVERGAGRPQDAQRVSESHLAAVPVCDVQLPHFASISDDEDYRFQLPSAVYGYELERHEEGRAFDWGRSEILWRRSVHMRLVNVGPSGMVATQQLGFPICTVCGQSRSPFIPDEHLKKFQEAHRERCGQTPYKIGIFADVIADALTFQHVADRKVGHSVLEALRQGASQVLEMEIDDLQLLAMGYAGGTHVDMVLYDPMPGGSGLLEQMLARWPEVIEAAKELLETCASDCGSACVDCLLTYRNAHYHRHLNRHSAIEFFDREGAHIEFKHDIPARLPTESQSGEITNRAEEILAHMMKRAGFPEPIAQKEIDLGHPLGRTFPDFYFDDPNEMFDGICIYLDGQTKYGPDPVQERQRELGIRQELEARGYRVLEIEFSALTDQTAMGRTFQMLARLLMGRDAADRIRGDLSWFEEMAPTAPAAGTDAWVDVAYLIGSEWAPLVSALRNDFPGPQIVGEDIMEGSRATGARVLMAWFNENRRIELRDGGPDSGDALVITPDTDVNGVKDFLRRHLEVE